A segment of the Triticum urartu cultivar G1812 chromosome 1, Tu2.1, whole genome shotgun sequence genome:
ATCTTAACTCTGGACGCAAAGAATGGTAGCTCAGTTAGCTCGGACTGGACATACGTGCACTCGTAAACATCTGGATCACCAGCCAGTGCACGGAGTGATGACTCGACAAATCTGGCAGCGGCATATGCCATGGACAGGGTAGCGGATCCAGCACCGGCTTTCGCCTCCACCACCTCTGTCCCTGCATTCTGTATCCTCTTTGTCAGCTCTTCAGTTTCCTCATCCGTGAAAGTGACAGATGGCCTAGTTTTGGACAACAGAGGTAGGATTGTAATTCCAGCATGACCACCAACAACTGGGACATCAACGTCAATGAGCTTGAGGTCCTTCTTCTGAGCTACAAACGTGTTCGCTCTGACAACATCCAGGGTGGAAACTCCGAAAAGCTTCTTGGGGTTGTAGACACCCTTCTGTTTCAGAATCTCAGCAGCAATCGGCACTGTGGAGTTGACTGGGTTGCTGATAATATGGATAAAGGCATCAGGGCAATTGTCTGCGACAGCCTCAATAAGCGACTTGACGATGCCCGCATTGATGTTGAACAGGTCATCACGAGTCATGCCTGGCTTTCTTGGGACCCCAGCAGGGATGACAACAACATCCACACCTTTCAAGCAGTTGGCTAACTCAGCAGGGCCAGTAAAGTCCATGACCTGAGAAGGTGTGTTGCAGTGGCTGAGATCAGCAGCGACTCCCTTGACATTCGCAATATCATACAGGCGCAGTTCTGAGACCAGAGGAGACATCTTGATTAACAGGCCCAATGGCTGCCCGATGCCCCCAGCAGCACCAAGCACTGCCACTTTGTAAGATGCCTCAGGTAGTATCTGAGCCACAGACTTTGCCTTTGGCACAACCCTTGTGGTGACAGATGCCCGAAGAGGTGCGGTCTTGCCGAGGAATGAGGATCCCAATTCAAAGTTAACTGATGACGACGATGCCTTTAAGCCACCATAGCTTGTGATGCCATGGCTCCTTGGCCTTGAAACCAAAGCGGCCTGAGCACTAACTGAAGTCATGGTAACAGCTGATGCCATGTCCAACTGCAGGAACAGAACTATATGAGATTAATTACAAATTCCAGCTAAAAAAAATTGAACTGGACTAATAGCCCAATACAGTGGTAAATGCAGATTCCAATTACACCATCCATGGAGTAGATGTAGGAACACTCGAAATAAATTGTAACGAGAATAAAACAAGGGCACTTGATTGTAAGTTATACTATGTATTTGCTTGCAAGCATCAATGGAACAAGGGATGGCAAACTATCTCCTCCCTTCATTTTGAACACGAAAGGAACTGTACTAATTATGAATTACTGTAAGTGAAATAGGAGTTGAAATTACACGTAAACACTTGCGACATTTCTTCCCCGACCGTGGAATGTAAACAAGTACGTACTAGGTAGAATCAGAGATAAATTTCCCTAGGTAGAATAATGAGAGGAAGCTATTTCTATTCAGAATGCAGCAATTTACGGCTTTGCTAAACATGATGCAGGGCTGTACGACACGCAGACAATCAGATCCCTGGATCTGTGCAAGGGGAGGTCGTCTGTATGACATGGCGCTGCAGGAAAATCTTGCACAATGGCTCATCTTACAGCAGCAATCAGTAACCTATGACGCCATACGATACGTTGCCGCGACTCGCAGGGGCGGATCTAAAACTAAATAGTGTGCCGACACGCCCTGAAATTGTGAAGGCCCCTCCCTACCCTGGCGGGATCGATTGATTTTAACAACAGAGAGAAACTGACGAACCAACCTATCTGCTCATACCTGGAAAAGGAGACCCAATCAGTCCGCAGGGAGTGGGACGGGGTGGAGAGAGCGGCAGGATGCTCCGGAGGCCGATGAAGTAGGGGAGCTGCGGCGGCGAAGCGCGGCCCGAGGGGGCGTCGGCGGTTGGTGGGCGGAGGCAGCGGCTCTTGGCTCACCCTTTGCTCTTTTTTCTTGGTTGGGGGCAGGTGGCTCTGGACTCCTGGTGATAAATAAATAGCTGGGCTGggcagcggcggtggcggcgcaagagaaagagagagagatcggCTTTGATTTTTCTTGCGCTGGTTCGCTcgctttttttttttttttgagggaacgCTGGTTCGCTCGCTGGACGGTAGCCTCGGAGACAACGGGCTGGCTCTGCCGTTGGCCGACGCTCCTTTCTCCGTCCGCCGTTAGGTGCAGCTGGGGTAGGGCCGTAGGGGCAGGGGGATCTTGCCTACGTGCAGTGCATGTTAATTTTGAAGTATATTAAGTACATGTGAATAATATTTAtgtattattatattatatttggCATAAAATTAACTGCatgctaaacgtgttgagcgtttgatattgaagcagtctaggttgttggattgacatgatttgatgatCGAGATTAAGTTTAAGTGGATCTACtcctttgggtctttttatacTGATATAGATGCTGTTGTGCTTTCCTTCAAAAAATTTAAGGTCTCATTTTGAGTTAAGGATGCTTTGAATCCCATGCCACATTCAATCCATGCATGAAGATGCGAGAGAGAAAATCAGAGGCCATGCACGCACTCTTGTTATATAATTCccccgtttctaaatataagtctttttaaagaCTTTTATATGAACCacacatacggagcaaaatgaatgaatctacactttaaaCTATGTCTACATACATTTGTATGTAGGGTTTTTTTTGCGCTGGaacatccgtatgtagttcatattgaaatctctaaaaagacttatatttagaaatgaAGGGAGTATTACATGTATCATACCATGCAAACATGTGGAGCATATTTTACCGGGCGAGTTTAAACCCACAAAACTCTTAGCCCTTAACTCAACATCTATCTCGATTGTTGAGAATTTCGAGATGAGCCCTTAAACCGGAAGAGAGGGAGTAGTTGGTATGACAATACCTTACCAAGGCAATCATCACTAGGTGAAACTATACCTGGCCATGGGAAGCCCGGCGCGAAAAAGCCCGACCCGGCCCGGCCCGACGCTGCTCCCGGGCCGGGCTTGGGCCTAGATTTTAAGCCTGATGGTCGGGCCGGGCCCGGGCCCGTCGTTTTTGTGTTTTTCTGAAGGTTGGGCCGGCCCGGCCCGGAGCCCGACGGGCTTTTACATGTAcgggccgggctcgggcccaAAAAACAGGCCCGatggccgggccgggccgggcccgGGCCTGGGTTTTTTGCGTCGGGCTTGGCTAGGCCCGGCCCgaagcccggcccggcccgagGTATGGCCAGGTATAGGTGAAACCAAAGATATGCTCTTACAAGTTGTTTTAAAGTCTGAAAACAATTTAGCATGTAAAACATAAAAAATGTACTATTTCATACAAATTCAAACATAAAACTAAAGCACAGCTTGAGAAAAAAAACAAACTAATCGTGTTAATGGTCCAAATCAGTGGGCAGTTGGAAATAACTATCATACCCTCTCCTTTTGTACTATGTGCATTAGATCTCCTTATGACAAGCCTTTCGCCGACAATTACACTAATAAGTAGCTAATTGTTCATGTGTTGCAACGGAGGCATACATATTCTACTGGTTCAACATTAATCATGTCCAACATAAATCTTACACACATCATATTCTAGATTTTAGATTTGATGATTTGTATGGGTAGGGGGAGGCAATGAAAGTTTTGATTTACTTGAAATTTTGGTAAGATTTTATTTGATTCAGTTAATGCATGAATGATGTGGGAGAAGGGGCGTGTGGAGGGGGTGGGTGTGAGGGCGAGCGTACAATGACCAACTCCTCTTTAATAGTAGAGACATGTAACTTTCGTGACACAAAATCAGAGTATGAATATAATGACAACAATTTTATGTCACATAAAGTACACGGTAACACATTAATCCTAGAAACACTAAAAAAAGCAGAGTAATCCTAGGTGTAGTGAGTTTTAGAGTTCCTCTTCAACCAAACTTCGATCTGCATAACGAACTTGAAGTTGTATTTTACTTTCTTGTCTCTTGTCAGATTTTGTACCCCCCCCCCAAGTTTCATGTCTTTGAGTGACAAAGAAATATGAAAATGGAAGAATGCCTTCAGGGTGAGCGGAATCGGGAAAACAATTCAATCTAGTGTGTTCCACAAAACTGCAAACGTAGCATGCACTCTTTAGTTTAGATTTCATCTATCTTCCTCCTCCAAAACGCTTTTCCCTAAGTACATAGCAGCCCTTTCAGGGAATCGGGCGAGGGTTCTGATACATTACTTCAAAAGTGAAGTCATTCGACTTTACCACCATTGTACTTATTTAGAGGAATCCACGTGCTTATTCACCTAGCGTGAGATTATAACATTTCAATTTTGATGacaccctcattttcttttgcaATGACACTTGACTAAACATATATTTGAATCCACATCCTCCTATACAAACATGCACTTATGGTTCCAATAGATAATATCGAGATCGGTCAGTTTTTGTAAATGCGAACCTCGTTGCAGCAACAGTAGTAGATTTAATCCATTAGATAATATTGAGATTGCAAGGATTATTTCCTTGGCATCTTGCATCTAGTCAAGTCATTTGAGATTTTATTAATTTGATTCAGGTGTAATTGATTTTATCTAAATATAACTAACCATATGTGGTTGGTCACTGAGAtgtggtgttagtgttatgcgaCAATTTGAGGGTTTTATCTCTAGTCAACATGTGAGTTTCAGACATGTCTTCCTTTTAACAATGATATGTCTGTGTAGTGGAGCAAATTTCATTCTTGAGTTGACTTGTGTTTAGATAAATGGAGTTGTTGCTTAAGGAACAACTATCTCACTCGTTCTTATCATCATTCTATAGTGCATTTTGCAAATATAAAGTTACCATGGTACATATTAACTTGACATGAGACTGTAACCTATAAATCCATCTATGCACTAATGCTACTTCTCTTCACCACCATTATACCAAGACATTTAATAATACTAAATATCTACTACATCTAATTAATTGTCATGCAATGAGTAAAATCACACCTACTTGAGTGGGGTATCATGCATATTTTCTCTCTACATATGCCAAAAATTTGAAGATGCCATGCAAGGGGTGACCCATGTAGTGAAGCTAGCAAACGGAGGGCATATTATTTTCTTGCCTTCTCTCGAAAAAACAACTTGGGAATATGGTGGTACATTCAGGATGAGCGGCATTGGGGAAAGGGTTCAATCGAGCTCCCTTGTTGATATTGCAATACTGAAGATATCTCCTCTTTAGGCAAACATATTGTTAAATCCGATGAGTTTGAACCATTCCCTCATTCTTCTTTGTTGTGTTTATCTTCCTTTTCCCGATTTGGCATTGACAAAGGCCACATGTGCAAGCCACTCCTCCAGTTGGTTGCTTTAGTGGCCGATAGCGAATTGGCCTCCACGGTTAGCTAAATTTGCTTCGACTTAACATAAATTGGTGTACTAGTTTTGGAATTTAATTGAATTAATTATCCCATCAAAATAAGTTTCCTGGCCATGCATCTTTCTTTTCCTCTTGTATGAGTATAAATTTTTTTCAGGTGTGACATTAATTTACTTCTAGCGCAGCTAAAATTTGCTTCAATCTGTACATAGTTTTTCTAATGTAATCGTTTGTAGCAAAGTCACTTCCATCGAGTAACGAATTTTGTCTCCATGGTAACAAAAAAATGCTTCGATTTAGCAAAAAAAAAAGGGTACTACGTAGGCAAAATTTGCTTCCAAATACAATACTATTTTAATTTCATCAACCAAAGAATTCTTTCCATAGAAATATGAATTTGTTTCCATCATACAATATTTTTTATTTCAAATGACATGAGGATATGTTGCCGTGATGATGAACATTTGCTTCCGTTACACGAAGAATGTGCATCCGGCGGGGTTGGTTGAACCTGGTGAAGATAGCAAACATGCCCTTAATGTATAAGTTGAGAAGTTAATTCTTCATCTGTTGACTTGTCAATATGAGGATGTTTCTCGTAGAAGAAAAACGAGGTAAATACACCGCAAGTTGTAGAACTTGCACACAATGGTCAGTTTGGTGCATAAACTTGTAAAATACGTGTTTTTGGTCATCTAACTTGTCCCTCCGTTCATATACGGTGCTTTCTACTGTATTCAACCGTATCATGTGCACACATGGCATGCCAACGTGGCAAGGGCCCACTGTCAGCAGTGGTAACCCGCGTGCACTGTTTTTTTTTCTTCAGGAAGCACCCTTGCATTTTATTTATGTACGCAAAAAAATCCTCAAATGAAATAAAAAATGTTCAACCAACAGTGGGATTCGAACAGAACACCTGCTACAATCTGCCACGCTTTGATAACCACTTGACCTACATATTGTTCATGCTTTTGGAGCACAATTAGCTTTATATTAGAAAGACTGTACGGCCTTAAAAAAAGACTGCACAAGTTAAAATAGAAACCAAAACGAGAAAAAGGGAAGGCACCGGTTCGAACCTATGACCACATTTTTTTAGAAGAACCAGTGAACATATAAGCTCGCCTTGTGTGGGAGCACCAACCATCCGGCCACAGTGAGTTAAAAAAAACATCAGCTACAATGACATTTAAATAGATAAACACAATTTATCTTATGtattcttctttcttttttctatttAAAAGAAAATATAGTTCATAATTAGTAGACGTCAATTTCTTTCGGACAAATCGACAGAATTCATTAGAAATtcgaaaatctagataaaaattTATATGTAAAAAAATAATGTACATAATTTTTCAAAGAAATCAACTATTTTTTGTTTGAATTCAAATAATTTAAAAATTAAAAATATGGATAAAAGTTAATATAGTGCACAATGAATATACACATTTTCTAGGGACAAATCAATTTTGTTTGTTTGAATTCGAATAATTTGAAATTTGAAAATCTAGAGAAAAGGAAATGTGGGTCAGAATGAATGTAATTGTTTTTCCGGACAAATCATCTAATTTTTGTTTGAATTAGAATACGCTATATAAAATAAATATAGTTCATAATGAATGTATGTAAATTTCCTTCGAACAAATCAGTGGAAATTTTGTTTGAATTCGAATAATTTTAAATCGGAAAATCTTGATAAAAGAAAATATAGGTCCGAATGAATTTATGTAAGTTTTCCCCAGAAAAATTAAATAATTTTTTTGTTTGAATTcgaatattttaaattaaaaaatcTAGATAAAAGAAAATTTAGTGCAGAAGGAATGTACGTAATTTTCTTTCGAACAAATTAGCGGAAATATTGTTTGAATCTGAataattttaaatttgaaaatctaaagaaaagaaaatatattCAGAATGTGTACTTTTATCCAAGACGTGATATACCTTATTAGTCTAAATGAAATAGCAAGCACGATCAGTTGTGGTGGTTAGGTCGTTAGCGCCATTACAAGAGTTCGCCTTTTCGAACTTGCTC
Coding sequences within it:
- the LOC125525771 gene encoding malate dehydrogenase, chloroplastic-like; this encodes MASAVTMTSVSAQAALVSRPRSHGITSYGGLKASSSSVNFELGSSFLGKTAPLRASVTTRVVPKAKSVAQILPEASYKVAVLGAAGGIGQPLGLLIKMSPLVSELRLYDIANVKGVAADLSHCNTPSQVMDFTGPAELANCLKGVDVVVIPAGVPRKPGMTRDDLFNINAGIVKSLIEAVADNCPDAFIHIISNPVNSTVPIAAEILKQKGVYNPKKLFGVSTLDVVRANTFVAQKKDLKLIDVDVPVVGGHAGITILPLLSKTRPSVTFTDEETEELTKRIQNAGTEVVEAKAGAGSATLSMAYAAARFVESSLRALAGDPDVYECTYVQSELTELPFFASRVKIGKNGVESIISSDLEGVTDYEAKALEALKPELKASIEKGIEFAHKKQGAAASV